A window of Terriglobus sp. RCC_193 contains these coding sequences:
- the dut gene encoding dUTP diphosphatase codes for MPHIPTKRLHPDAKLPKYAHEGAWGDLAADLYSVHEATVEPRKTALVATGLSMAFPEEYGALVEDRSGLAVKGITTLAGVIDPGYRGEIKVVLTNVTDVPITLSAGDRIAQLRIVKKLQATFEEVDDLDATHRGEGGFGSTGHN; via the coding sequence ATGCCGCATATTCCAACCAAGCGCCTGCACCCCGATGCCAAGCTGCCCAAGTATGCCCATGAGGGCGCATGGGGCGACCTGGCCGCCGACCTCTACAGCGTTCACGAAGCCACGGTGGAACCGCGCAAGACAGCGCTGGTTGCAACAGGGTTGTCCATGGCCTTCCCCGAAGAGTACGGCGCATTAGTTGAGGACCGCAGCGGTCTGGCCGTGAAAGGCATCACCACACTGGCAGGTGTCATTGACCCCGGTTATCGCGGTGAGATCAAAGTTGTCCTGACGAACGTGACCGACGTGCCCATTACGCTGAGCGCAGGTGACCGCATTGCGCAGCTACGCATTGTGAAGAAGCTGCAGGCAACGTTTGAAGAAGTGGACGATCTGGACGCGACCCATCGCGGCGAAGGCGGCTTCGGATCAACCGGACATAACTAA
- a CDS encoding histidine phosphatase family protein yields MTEQKKKQAELWLFRHGETEWSLNGKHTSYTDLPLTEHGREQATALAPVIAKTPFDLVLTSPRQRARDTAALAGLGDRAEVEPNLQEWNYGVYEGKSTPEIQATEPGWSVWADPITGGESIDQVAARAQQVIDRCLQHGGRCALFAHAHIFRILAAVWVQQPGVFGQRLTLSTATVSVLGWEHGTRVITRWNAAP; encoded by the coding sequence ATGACAGAACAAAAGAAAAAGCAGGCGGAGCTGTGGCTCTTTCGTCACGGTGAAACAGAGTGGTCGTTGAACGGCAAGCACACCAGCTACACCGATCTCCCGCTGACCGAACACGGACGCGAGCAGGCAACCGCGCTGGCTCCCGTGATTGCAAAGACACCGTTCGACCTGGTGCTGACCAGCCCGCGACAGCGTGCACGCGATACCGCAGCACTTGCAGGATTGGGTGATCGTGCGGAAGTCGAGCCGAATCTGCAGGAATGGAATTATGGTGTGTATGAAGGCAAGAGCACACCGGAGATTCAGGCGACGGAACCGGGCTGGAGCGTCTGGGCCGATCCCATTACCGGCGGCGAGTCCATCGACCAGGTGGCCGCGCGTGCGCAGCAGGTGATTGACCGCTGCCTGCAGCATGGCGGACGCTGTGCGCTGTTTGCCCATGCCCACATCTTCCGCATCCTGGCGGCGGTGTGGGTGCAGCAGCCGGGCGTCTTCGGGCAGCGGCTGACGCTGTCCACGGCGACTGTCAGTGTTCTCGGATGGGAGCACGGCACCCGCGTCATCACACGCTGGAATGCGGCTCCGTGA
- a CDS encoding RidA family protein: protein MSTEEAKYLAINPNHPNAGIYTPAVVFGNVVYLSAKTSWIAPEPDDIRAATAYLLDQVEKELLNAGSSMHKVLKVIVYLRDMNDYTAMNEVYTGRFGKNAPARTTIESKLPKNSIVGFDVTAYL from the coding sequence ATGAGCACCGAAGAAGCAAAGTATCTTGCCATCAATCCGAACCATCCGAACGCGGGCATTTACACGCCTGCGGTTGTCTTCGGCAACGTGGTGTATCTGTCGGCAAAGACATCATGGATCGCGCCGGAGCCGGACGACATTCGCGCCGCAACGGCCTATCTGCTGGACCAGGTGGAGAAGGAACTTCTGAATGCCGGTTCGTCCATGCACAAGGTATTGAAGGTGATTGTGTATCTGCGGGACATGAATGACTACACCGCGATGAACGAGGTGTACACCGGACGCTTTGGCAAGAACGCACCCGCACGGACCACCATTGAATCGAAGCTGCCGAAGAACAGCATTGTGGGCTTTGATGTAACCGCCTACCTCTAA
- a CDS encoding RidA family protein encodes MSMTRRSFATRALALASVPNVDAAPRKRIHRIGPATTAVYSPAVQWGNLLFLSGKGSGTAPDPTDIRSCTNHVLDAFAKELANAGSSMENVLKVTVYLQRPEDVPAMNEVFAQHFPKDPPARTTIITRTPHPTLVEMDLIAGL; translated from the coding sequence ATGTCCATGACACGACGCAGCTTTGCCACGCGCGCACTCGCGCTTGCATCCGTTCCTAACGTAGATGCCGCGCCGCGTAAGCGTATTCATCGCATCGGGCCAGCGACGACTGCGGTGTATTCGCCCGCAGTACAGTGGGGTAATCTGCTGTTTCTTTCCGGCAAGGGATCAGGCACCGCACCCGATCCAACCGACATTCGCAGTTGCACGAACCATGTTCTGGACGCTTTTGCGAAGGAGCTTGCCAATGCAGGCTCGTCCATGGAGAACGTGTTGAAAGTCACGGTCTATCTGCAACGCCCGGAAGATGTGCCTGCGATGAACGAAGTATTTGCACAGCACTTCCCGAAAGATCCGCCTGCACGCACCACCATCATCACGCGCACACCGCATCCCACGCTGGTGGAGATGGATCTGATAGCGGGCCTCTGA